The following proteins come from a genomic window of Shewanella halifaxensis HAW-EB4:
- the cspD gene encoding cold shock domain-containing protein CspD has product MASGTVKWFNNAKGFGFICPDAGGEDVFAHYSTIEMEGYRTLKAGQPVSFEVEAGPKGMHASAISPTN; this is encoded by the coding sequence ATGGCAAGCGGAACTGTTAAATGGTTCAACAACGCCAAAGGATTCGGGTTTATATGCCCTGATGCTGGCGGTGAAGACGTTTTTGCACACTATTCTACCATTGAAATGGAAGGCTATCGAACGCTAAAAGCAGGCCAACCAGTCAGTTTTGAGGTAGAAGCAGGTCCAAAAGGGATGCACGCGTCAGCAATATCGCCAACAAACTAA
- the clpS gene encoding ATP-dependent Clp protease adapter ClpS, with protein MSRTENIEQIEESVEAEFKQPSMYKVILNNDDYTPMDFVIEILQLFFKKDEQQATEIMLAIHHKGKGICGIYPFGIAETKVAQVNQFARQNQHPLLCSLEEA; from the coding sequence ATGAGTAGAACAGAAAACATTGAACAGATAGAAGAGAGTGTTGAAGCAGAATTTAAACAGCCTTCTATGTATAAAGTTATTTTAAACAATGATGATTACACACCGATGGACTTTGTCATTGAGATTTTACAACTGTTTTTTAAGAAAGATGAGCAGCAAGCAACGGAAATCATGTTAGCAATTCACCACAAAGGAAAAGGGATCTGCGGAATTTACCCCTTTGGAATTGCAGAAACTAAGGTTGCGCAAGTAAATCAATTTGCAAGACAAAACCAACATCCGTTACTGTGTTCATTAGAGGAAGCCTAA